One Fusobacterium ulcerans DNA segment encodes these proteins:
- the iadA gene encoding beta-aspartyl-peptidase, producing the protein MFRLIKNVEVYSPKFLGAKDILFYNNKIVKIGNDINIDGFDCEVIDGTGKKAIPGYIDQHIHITGGGGEGSFKTRVPEAPLSKIVEAGVTTVVGVLGTDSTTRNVENLLAKAKSLKEEGISCYITTGAYEFPSPTITGTVKRDVTFIEEIIGVKLAISDHRASFINEDILEDLGSQVRTAGMFANKAGIVVLHMGDGDRILSQVLNVIKDSEIPIKHFIPTHVNRKAEVFEAALDFAKRGGYIDITSSFTEEDYMTAARGVVAAQKAGVPLDRITFSSDGYGSFSDYDAAGNLIRIGASPIDTDHEQIVELVKKHGFSLEDALQFLTVNPAKALKLYPNKGILAEDSDADMILLDENLDINDVFALGKQFVKNKKVIVKGTYEN; encoded by the coding sequence ATGTTTAGATTAATAAAAAATGTTGAAGTATATTCTCCTAAATTTCTTGGAGCAAAGGATATCCTGTTCTATAACAACAAAATAGTAAAAATAGGAAATGATATAAATATTGATGGATTTGATTGTGAAGTTATAGATGGAACTGGGAAAAAAGCTATTCCAGGATATATTGACCAGCATATCCATATCACTGGTGGTGGTGGAGAAGGAAGTTTTAAAACTAGAGTTCCTGAAGCTCCATTATCTAAAATAGTTGAAGCTGGAGTTACTACTGTAGTTGGAGTACTTGGTACTGACAGTACTACAAGAAATGTAGAAAATCTTCTTGCTAAGGCTAAAAGTTTAAAAGAAGAAGGAATATCTTGCTATATTACAACTGGTGCATATGAATTTCCTTCACCAACTATTACTGGAACAGTAAAAAGAGATGTTACTTTTATTGAGGAAATAATAGGAGTAAAACTTGCTATCTCTGACCACAGAGCTTCTTTCATCAATGAAGACATTCTTGAGGATTTAGGATCACAAGTGAGAACAGCTGGAATGTTTGCCAACAAAGCTGGAATAGTAGTACTTCATATGGGAGATGGAGACAGAATTCTTTCTCAGGTACTAAATGTAATAAAAGATTCTGAAATTCCTATTAAACATTTTATCCCTACACATGTAAACAGAAAAGCTGAAGTATTTGAAGCTGCTTTAGATTTTGCTAAAAGAGGAGGATATATTGATATAACTTCTTCATTTACAGAAGAGGACTACATGACAGCAGCAAGAGGAGTAGTTGCTGCCCAGAAAGCTGGAGTGCCTTTAGACCGTATTACATTCAGTTCTGATGGATATGGAAGTTTTTCAGATTATGACGCAGCAGGAAATCTTATCAGAATAGGAGCTTCTCCTATAGATACTGACCATGAGCAGATAGTAGAGCTTGTTAAAAAACATGGATTCTCTCTTGAAGATGCTCTGCAATTTCTTACAGTAAATCCTGCCAAAGCTCTGAAACTTTATCCTAATAAAGGAATACTGGCTGAAGACAGTGACGCTGATATGATACTGTTAGATGAAAACCTAGATATCAATGATGTTTTTGCACTTGGAAAGCAATTTGTAAAAAATAAAAAGGTTATTGTAAAGGGAACATACGAAAATTAA
- a CDS encoding YkvA family protein: MSEKNINEEDINLEDKKYQEKYDEKTFLNKLGSVVKKVGLKGVYYILILYFTMKKKGIPPKEKSIIIGALGYFILPLDILPDITPLVGYTDDLIALGLALAKVAPYIDDEVKAKAKSAVQKLFKTTDEELDKFL, from the coding sequence ATGTCAGAAAAAAATATCAATGAAGAAGATATTAATCTTGAAGATAAAAAATATCAGGAAAAATATGATGAAAAAACTTTTCTTAATAAATTGGGAAGTGTTGTAAAAAAAGTAGGGCTAAAAGGAGTTTACTATATATTGATTCTTTATTTTACTATGAAGAAGAAAGGTATTCCTCCAAAGGAAAAATCAATAATAATAGGAGCCTTAGGATATTTTATTCTCCCTCTGGATATTCTGCCAGATATTACTCCATTAGTTGGATACACTGATGACTTAATAGCATTAGGACTGGCTCTTGCTAAAGTAGCCCCATATATTGATGATGAAGTAAAAGCTAAAGCTAAAAGTGCAGTGCAAAAACTTTTTAAAACTACTGATGAAGAATTAGATAAATTTCTATAA
- a CDS encoding GNAT family N-acetyltransferase has translation MNILKLETDRFILRNFEKKDIEALYFLLKDTEVNTFLPWFPVKTLEEAKIFFEKRLKNQKYSMAICLQDNDYPIGYVKAEIDDSYDFGYALRKEFWHKGIVTEASKALVELLKKDGIPYITATHDKNNPRSGNIMQQLGMKYCYSFKEQWQPKNILVTFRMYQLNFDGQENRVYKKYWNLYDEHFIETEI, from the coding sequence ATGAATATATTAAAACTTGAAACAGATAGATTTATATTAAGAAATTTTGAGAAAAAAGATATTGAAGCCTTATATTTTCTTTTGAAAGACACAGAAGTTAATACTTTTTTGCCATGGTTTCCTGTAAAAACGCTGGAAGAAGCAAAGATATTTTTTGAAAAACGATTAAAAAACCAGAAATATAGTATGGCAATTTGTTTACAAGATAATGACTATCCAATTGGATATGTAAAAGCAGAAATAGATGATAGTTATGATTTTGGTTATGCACTTCGTAAAGAATTTTGGCATAAAGGAATTGTTACTGAAGCAAGTAAGGCACTTGTTGAATTATTAAAAAAAGATGGTATTCCATATATTACTGCTACACATGATAAAAATAATCCTAGAAGTGGCAATATTATGCAACAGTTAGGTATGAAATATTGTTATTCATTTAAGGAACAATGGCAGCCCAAAAATATCCTAGTTACTTTTAGAATGTATCAATTAAATTTTGATGGGCAAGAAAACAGAGTATATAAAAAATATTGGAATCTTTATGATGAACATTTTATAGAAACAGAAATATAA
- a CDS encoding class I SAM-dependent methyltransferase gives MELREEYEKQQEYRKWLEIIELLPIEDNQVIADLGCGTGGFTEIISEKVRQVIAVDRNQNLLTNLKEKNIKNVSIIENDISKIDYITEELDGIFSSFSIAYFPKDMKEVIGNWVNKLKSGGWIALIEIDDLLRGHQPLSEENFGKLARYEEHIKENGVYDFQAGRKIKNTLKRFDMEIILEKDLEDRELTASGIADKEVYEMWKSRLDRLTISQYYPEKIAQEIKRELLSLFKNPEHINNTKVKFIVAKKI, from the coding sequence ATGGAATTGAGAGAAGAATATGAAAAACAGCAGGAATATCGTAAATGGCTGGAAATAATAGAACTGCTTCCTATCGAAGATAATCAGGTTATTGCTGATTTAGGGTGTGGGACTGGTGGATTTACTGAGATAATTTCAGAGAAAGTAAGACAAGTAATAGCTGTTGACAGGAATCAGAATCTTCTCACTAATCTAAAAGAAAAAAATATAAAGAATGTAAGTATTATAGAAAATGATATTTCAAAAATTGATTATATTACAGAAGAGTTAGATGGAATTTTTTCAAGCTTTTCAATAGCGTATTTTCCTAAGGATATGAAAGAAGTCATTGGAAATTGGGTAAATAAACTAAAGTCTGGAGGTTGGATAGCTCTTATAGAAATTGATGATCTTTTAAGAGGACACCAGCCTTTATCAGAAGAAAACTTTGGAAAACTTGCAAGATATGAAGAACATATTAAAGAGAATGGAGTATATGATTTTCAGGCAGGAAGAAAGATCAAGAATACTCTTAAAAGATTTGATATGGAAATTATATTGGAAAAAGATCTTGAAGATAGAGAACTAACAGCTTCAGGAATTGCAGATAAAGAAGTCTATGAGATGTGGAAAAGTCGTCTTGATAGACTGACTATAAGTCAATATTATCCTGAAAAAATTGCTCAGGAAATAAAGAGAGAGCTGTTGTCTCTGTTTAAAAATCCTGAGCATATAAATAATACAAAAGTTAAATTTATTGTAGCAAAGAAGATTTAA
- a CDS encoding ABC transporter ATP-binding protein, which produces MENMLEIKDLHVYYDNIHALKGISLNVKQGEIVSLIGANGAGKTTTLQTISGLIQSKQGNIMFEGKDITKEKSHKICEIGIAQVPEGRRIFSRLLVKDNLKLGAFTIKDTPENLEKDRAKFYEVFPRMSERKNQMAGTLSGGEQQMLAMGRAIMSRPKLLILDEPSMGLSPLFVKEIFAVIKKLNEAGTTILLVEQNAKMALSISHRAYVIETGNITLEGNAKELMNNPEIKKAYLGA; this is translated from the coding sequence ATGGAAAATATGCTTGAAATAAAAGATCTGCATGTGTATTATGATAATATTCATGCTTTAAAAGGAATATCTTTAAATGTAAAACAGGGAGAGATAGTTTCTCTGATTGGTGCCAATGGTGCTGGGAAAACAACTACTTTGCAGACAATTTCCGGGCTTATTCAATCTAAGCAGGGAAATATAATGTTTGAAGGAAAAGATATTACTAAAGAAAAGTCACATAAAATATGTGAAATTGGAATTGCTCAAGTTCCAGAGGGAAGAAGAATATTTTCAAGACTTTTAGTTAAAGACAACTTGAAGTTAGGAGCTTTTACTATAAAAGATACTCCAGAAAATCTTGAAAAAGATCGTGCAAAATTTTATGAGGTTTTCCCTAGAATGTCTGAAAGAAAAAATCAAATGGCTGGAACTCTTTCAGGAGGAGAACAGCAAATGCTTGCTATGGGAAGAGCTATTATGAGCAGACCTAAGCTTTTGATACTTGATGAACCTTCTATGGGGCTTTCACCACTATTTGTAAAAGAGATATTTGCAGTAATTAAGAAATTAAATGAAGCTGGAACTACTATTTTACTGGTAGAACAAAATGCTAAAATGGCTTTGTCTATATCTCACCGTGCTTATGTTATTGAAACTGGAAATATAACACTAGAAGGAAATGCTAAAGAACTTATGAACAATCCTGAAATCAAGAAAGCTTACCTTGGTGCTTAG
- a CDS encoding ABC transporter ATP-binding protein: MSNPILSAKDISITFGALKAVTDFNLEIKENELVGLIGPNGAGKTTVFNILTGVYSPTSGQYKFNGEVINKMPTFKLVKKGLARTFQNIRLFKYLSVLQNVLVANNFNMKYGILAGMFRTPKYWREEKEAEKKAMDLLKIFGLEEYAHTAAGNLPYGKQRKLEIARAMATNPKVLLLDEPAAGMNPTETEELMNTIRLIRDKFNIAILLIEHDMKLVLGICERLVVLDHGNIIASGDPKKVVNEPAVVTAYLGQDDDEIGEEEE; this comes from the coding sequence ATGAGTAATCCTATTTTAAGTGCCAAGGATATATCTATTACTTTTGGTGCTCTTAAAGCTGTTACAGATTTTAATCTTGAAATAAAAGAAAATGAACTTGTGGGACTTATTGGTCCAAATGGTGCAGGAAAAACAACAGTTTTTAATATTTTAACTGGAGTATACTCACCAACTTCTGGCCAATATAAATTTAATGGAGAGGTTATCAATAAGATGCCTACATTTAAATTAGTTAAAAAAGGACTGGCAAGAACATTTCAGAATATAAGACTTTTTAAATATCTGTCTGTTCTTCAAAATGTACTTGTAGCAAATAACTTCAATATGAAATATGGAATACTGGCAGGAATGTTCCGTACTCCTAAATACTGGAGAGAAGAGAAGGAAGCTGAAAAGAAGGCCATGGATCTTCTGAAAATATTTGGTTTGGAAGAATATGCACATACAGCAGCAGGGAATCTTCCTTATGGAAAACAAAGAAAACTGGAAATAGCCCGTGCAATGGCTACTAACCCAAAGGTTCTTCTATTAGATGAGCCAGCAGCAGGAATGAATCCTACAGAAACAGAAGAACTTATGAATACCATTCGTTTGATTAGAGATAAATTTAATATAGCAATTCTTTTGATAGAACATGATATGAAACTGGTATTAGGAATTTGTGAAAGACTTGTTGTATTGGATCATGGAAATATAATCGCATCTGGAGATCCTAAAAAAGTAGTTAATGAGCCAGCAGTTGTTACTGCATATCTTGGACAGGATGATGATGAAATTGGAGAAGAGGAGGAATAA
- a CDS encoding branched-chain amino acid ABC transporter permease translates to MSKTKMLSYISTFILLAVLYFILTGMIGAGFISRYQTNILTLICINIILAVSLNVTVGCLGQITIGHAGFMSVGAYAAALFAKSGIVEGIPGYILALIIGGIVAGIIGIIIGIPALRLNGDYLAIITLAFGEIIRVLIEYFSFTGGAQGLRGIPRFNKFGVIYIIMVVSVMMMFSVMTSRHGRAVLSIREDEIASGASGINTTYYKTFAFTISAVFAGVAGGVYAHYLGILGARQFDYNYSINILVMVVLGGMGSFTGSILSAIALTILPEVLRGFSDYRMIVYSLLLIMTMIFRPTGLLGRKEFQITKIIERFMKKKGDSNE, encoded by the coding sequence ATGTCAAAAACAAAAATGCTTAGTTATATTTCAACGTTTATTTTATTAGCAGTTCTTTACTTCATACTTACAGGTATGATTGGAGCTGGATTTATTTCAAGATATCAGACAAATATTCTTACGCTTATCTGTATAAATATTATACTTGCTGTAAGTCTTAATGTTACTGTGGGTTGTCTTGGACAGATTACTATTGGTCATGCTGGATTCATGTCAGTTGGAGCATATGCAGCTGCTCTATTTGCAAAGAGTGGAATAGTAGAAGGGATTCCCGGATATATTCTTGCACTTATCATTGGAGGTATAGTTGCAGGAATTATCGGTATCATCATTGGTATTCCAGCTCTTAGACTGAATGGAGATTATCTTGCTATCATCACTCTGGCATTTGGAGAGATTATCAGAGTTCTTATTGAATATTTCAGTTTTACTGGAGGAGCACAAGGACTTCGTGGGATTCCTCGTTTTAACAAATTTGGCGTAATCTATATAATCATGGTTGTATCTGTTATGATGATGTTTTCAGTCATGACCAGCAGGCATGGACGGGCTGTTTTATCTATTCGTGAAGATGAAATAGCAAGTGGAGCTTCAGGAATCAACACTACATATTATAAGACATTTGCCTTTACTATTTCAGCAGTATTTGCAGGAGTAGCTGGGGGAGTTTATGCACACTATCTTGGTATTTTAGGTGCAAGACAATTTGACTATAACTACTCAATCAATATATTGGTAATGGTAGTACTTGGAGGAATGGGAAGCTTTACAGGTTCTATTCTTTCAGCAATAGCATTGACTATTCTTCCAGAGGTTCTTCGTGGATTCTCTGATTATCGTATGATAGTTTATTCTTTGCTCCTTATTATGACAATGATTTTCCGTCCTACTGGATTATTAGGGCGTAAAGAATTCCAGATAACTAAAATAATTGAAAGATTTATGAAGAAAAAAGGTGATTCAAATGAGTAA
- a CDS encoding branched-chain amino acid ABC transporter permease, with amino-acid sequence MEFLLQIINGLQIGSIYALVSLGYTMVYGIAQLINFAHGDIIMVGAYVSLFSIPVFTRIGLPVWLTVFPAIIVCVILGTLTERIAYRPLRNSPRISNLITAIGVSLLLENTFMKLFTPNTRAFPKVFTNPPIVIGRMHLNFGTVVTIVLTIILSVGLQYFMKKTKYGKAMMATSEDYGAAKLVGINVDHTIQLTFAIGSGLAAVASVLYVAAYPQVQPLMGAMLGIKAFIAAVLGGIGILPGAVIGGFILGIVESLTRAYLSSQLADAFVFAILIVVLLVKPTGILGKNMREKV; translated from the coding sequence ATGGAATTTTTACTTCAGATAATAAATGGATTACAAATAGGAAGTATATATGCCTTGGTATCCTTAGGATATACGATGGTTTACGGAATAGCACAGCTCATAAACTTTGCTCATGGAGATATTATCATGGTGGGAGCGTATGTTTCATTATTTAGTATTCCAGTCTTTACAAGAATAGGGTTGCCCGTATGGCTTACTGTATTTCCAGCTATAATAGTGTGTGTAATTTTAGGTACTTTAACAGAGAGGATAGCATACAGACCTCTTAGAAATTCTCCGAGAATTTCTAACCTGATTACAGCCATAGGAGTAAGCTTATTATTAGAAAATACTTTTATGAAACTTTTTACTCCAAATACAAGAGCATTTCCGAAAGTATTTACAAATCCTCCTATCGTTATAGGAAGAATGCATTTAAATTTTGGAACAGTAGTAACTATTGTTCTTACTATAATTTTATCAGTTGGACTTCAATACTTTATGAAAAAAACTAAATATGGAAAAGCAATGATGGCTACAAGTGAAGATTATGGAGCAGCCAAGCTTGTAGGAATCAATGTTGATCATACTATTCAGTTGACATTTGCAATTGGAAGCGGACTGGCAGCAGTAGCTTCAGTTCTTTATGTTGCAGCTTACCCTCAGGTTCAGCCTCTTATGGGAGCTATGCTTGGAATAAAAGCTTTTATTGCAGCAGTTTTAGGAGGAATTGGAATCCTTCCGGGAGCAGTTATTGGAGGATTTATCCTTGGAATTGTAGAAAGTCTGACAAGAGCTTATCTTTCTTCTCAATTAGCAGATGCTTTCGTGTTTGCTATCCTTATAGTGGTTCTGTTAGTCAAACCAACAGGTATATTGGGTAAAAATATGAGAGAAAAGGTATAG
- a CDS encoding ABC transporter substrate-binding protein gives MKKFTTALLGLSLLLTSCGGNSDKPAATADKKEPEVIKIGGLAPLTGGLAIYGITASNASKLAFEEINANGGILGKKVEFIVYDEKGDSTEAVTAYNRLVDDGVVALIGDITSKPTLAVAEIAAQDNMPMITPTGTQYNITEAGPNVFRVCFTDPYQGVVLANFAQQKLNAKTAAILVNNSSDYSDGIAKSFAEEAGKLGITIVGKEGYADGDKDFKAQLTKIAPTNPDVLVVPEYYEQAALIATQAREVGIKSTFIGPDGWDGIAKALDKSAYAAIENSYFTNHYSTQDTSDKVQNFIKAYKAKYNEDPSAFSALGYDAAYIVKASIEKAGSTDKKAVVEAMKNINYDGVTGQLTFDAKNNPVKAVTIIKVVNGNYTFDSVIQPK, from the coding sequence ATGAAAAAATTTACCACAGCTTTATTAGGACTTTCGTTATTATTAACATCATGTGGAGGTAACAGCGACAAACCAGCAGCAACTGCTGACAAAAAAGAACCAGAAGTTATCAAAATAGGAGGACTTGCACCTCTTACTGGAGGGCTTGCTATTTATGGAATCACTGCATCAAATGCAAGTAAACTAGCTTTTGAAGAGATCAATGCTAACGGAGGAATACTAGGAAAGAAAGTAGAGTTTATCGTCTATGATGAAAAAGGAGATTCTACTGAAGCAGTTACTGCTTATAATAGACTAGTTGATGATGGAGTTGTAGCTCTTATTGGAGACATTACATCTAAACCAACTCTGGCAGTTGCAGAAATTGCAGCACAAGACAATATGCCTATGATTACACCTACTGGAACTCAATATAATATCACAGAAGCAGGACCGAATGTATTCCGTGTATGTTTTACAGATCCATATCAAGGAGTAGTTTTAGCTAACTTTGCACAGCAAAAACTTAATGCAAAAACTGCTGCTATATTAGTAAATAACTCTAGTGACTATTCTGATGGAATTGCAAAATCATTTGCTGAAGAAGCTGGAAAACTTGGAATTACTATTGTAGGTAAAGAAGGATATGCAGATGGGGACAAAGATTTTAAAGCTCAATTAACAAAAATTGCTCCAACTAATCCTGATGTTCTAGTTGTACCTGAGTATTATGAGCAGGCAGCTTTAATTGCAACTCAAGCAAGAGAAGTTGGAATCAAATCTACTTTCATCGGTCCAGACGGATGGGATGGAATTGCTAAAGCTTTAGATAAATCAGCTTATGCTGCTATTGAAAACAGTTACTTTACAAATCACTACTCAACACAAGACACTTCTGATAAAGTACAAAACTTTATTAAAGCATACAAAGCTAAATATAATGAAGATCCATCTGCTTTCTCTGCTTTAGGATATGACGCTGCTTATATCGTAAAAGCTTCTATTGAAAAAGCTGGTTCTACAGATAAAAAAGCTGTTGTTGAAGCAATGAAAAATATAAATTATGATGGTGTAACTGGACAACTTACTTTTGATGCTAAAAATAACCCAGTAAAAGCTGTAACTATTATCAAAGTTGTAAATGGAAATTATACATTTGATTCAGTTATTCAGCCTAAATAG
- a CDS encoding GNAT family N-acetyltransferase: MEILRKISDKSGEFYIEKDGERVAEMTFVFAGKDLLIADHTWVDDSQKGLGLGKQLFDQLVNYAREHSIKILATCPYVLHELKKHKEELLDVIK, translated from the coding sequence ATGGAAATTCTAAGAAAAATATCAGATAAAAGCGGTGAATTTTATATTGAAAAAGATGGTGAAAGAGTGGCAGAAATGACTTTTGTTTTTGCTGGCAAAGATCTGTTGATAGCAGATCACACATGGGTGGATGACAGTCAAAAAGGATTAGGACTTGGAAAACAATTATTTGATCAGCTTGTAAATTATGCAAGAGAACACTCTATTAAAATACTTGCAACTTGTCCCTATGTTCTTCATGAATTGAAAAAACATAAAGAAGAATTATTGGATGTCATTAAATAA
- a CDS encoding toxin-antitoxin system YwqK family antitoxin encodes MFKKFLLVLAALSIVGCTLSEVDISKKQKRSGIVYIVNQEKPYSGVITGKYDNGQIKIKETFKDGKYNGEQFTYYENGQIQSKASFENGVAVGTFYEYYKNGEVAYTGNFLNGKRDGDWNRYTSEKELILTEVYKDGELIDVKQYLVDTDKLKDKIKDFFN; translated from the coding sequence ATGTTTAAAAAATTTTTACTAGTTCTTGCTGCTCTTTCAATAGTAGGGTGTACTCTAAGTGAAGTAGATATTTCAAAAAAACAAAAAAGAAGCGGAATTGTATATATAGTAAATCAAGAGAAACCTTATTCTGGAGTTATTACTGGAAAATATGACAACGGACAGATAAAGATAAAAGAAACTTTTAAAGATGGAAAATATAATGGAGAGCAGTTCACATACTATGAGAATGGACAGATTCAATCAAAAGCTTCTTTTGAAAACGGAGTGGCTGTTGGAACTTTTTATGAGTATTATAAAAATGGTGAAGTTGCTTATACAGGGAATTTTCTAAATGGAAAAAGGGATGGTGACTGGAATAGATATACAAGTGAGAAGGAACTTATTCTTACAGAGGTATATAAAGATGGAGAGCTTATTGATGTAAAACAATATTTAGTAGATACAGATAAATTAAAAGATAAAATAAAAGATTTCTTTAATTAA
- a CDS encoding TIGR03905 family TSCPD domain-containing protein, producing MHYYSTEKTCAKQIGVTVDGDGIITEIEFVGGCDGNTHGLQNLILGMTKDEVIQKLDGIDCRGRGTSCPDQLAKILKNLK from the coding sequence ATGCATTACTATTCAACGGAAAAAACTTGTGCAAAACAGATAGGTGTTACTGTAGATGGAGATGGAATCATTACTGAAATAGAATTTGTAGGAGGATGTGACGGAAACACTCATGGACTTCAAAATCTTATCTTGGGAATGACTAAAGATGAAGTTATTCAAAAATTAGATGGAATAGACTGTAGAGGAAGAGGAACTTCTTGTCCTGACCAACTTGCAAAGATATTAAAAAACCTTAAATAA
- a CDS encoding putative ABC transporter permease, with the protein MYKYLYYFFIYSFLGWCLEVCYAALNTGTFVNRGFLNGPYCPIYGVGVVIVILLVFPLRKNMLLLYVASVVLTSVLELVTGFALEKIFHYRWWNYSDVPFNIDGYVCLKFSLMWGIACIIVVDVIHPLVDDFVRWIPHFIGKILLGIMIVMMAIDLVATVETVLKLNSRLEKIDKIAVDIHDFSNDIGSKLTTDFLATDKKLKDLDQKKEDLLKKLDWGQRRMLKAFPTMKSSHHNESFKDMQNNLN; encoded by the coding sequence ATGTACAAATATCTTTACTATTTTTTTATCTATTCTTTTTTGGGGTGGTGCCTCGAGGTATGCTATGCAGCACTAAACACAGGGACCTTTGTGAATAGAGGTTTTTTAAATGGTCCCTACTGTCCTATATATGGGGTAGGAGTTGTCATTGTCATTTTACTGGTATTTCCTTTGAGAAAAAATATGCTGCTGCTTTATGTAGCTTCTGTTGTTCTTACTTCTGTATTAGAATTAGTTACTGGGTTTGCACTTGAGAAAATATTTCACTATAGATGGTGGAATTATTCAGATGTTCCTTTTAATATTGATGGATATGTATGCCTGAAATTTTCTCTTATGTGGGGAATAGCATGTATTATAGTCGTTGATGTTATTCATCCATTAGTTGATGACTTTGTAAGATGGATACCACATTTTATTGGCAAAATATTATTAGGTATAATGATAGTGATGATGGCTATAGATTTAGTTGCTACTGTAGAAACTGTTTTAAAATTAAATTCAAGATTAGAAAAAATTGATAAAATAGCTGTAGATATACATGATTTTTCAAATGATATAGGAAGTAAATTGACTACTGATTTCTTAGCTACTGATAAAAAATTAAAAGATTTGGATCAGAAAAAAGAAGACTTACTGAAAAAATTAGATTGGGGACAAAGACGTATGCTGAAGGCTTTCCCTACTATGAAATCATCTCATCATAATGAATCATTTAAAGATATGCAGAATAATTTAAATTAA